A region of the Kaistia geumhonensis genome:
GAGCTGTCTTTCATCATCTACGAGAACGGCATCACGCGGCGCATGAAGCTCGACTATGGCGACTTCGCGCTCAAGGGAAAGCTGGTGCAGCTCGATCTCAGCCCGACCAAGGTCGCGGCGAAGAACTGCCGGTAAGGGCAGGGCGTCGGGGCAAGCCCCGACGAAAGCGCATGCCGAGCCCGATGGCAGCTGCGAACGGCCGGGCGCGCTCGTCCGATCGGCGCGATCAGCGATGCGACCCGGCCAACGCGCGCCGGGATCGCCGATCGAAAGGCTGCTCTGCCCTCTGCCCTAGTACCGGCGCATGAGGCCGACGAGGCGGCCCTGGATGCGGACGCGGTCGGGGCCGAAGATGCGGGTCTCATAGGCGGGATTGGCCGCCTCGAGCGCGACCGACGCGCCACGGCGCCGCAGCCGCTTCAGCGTCGCCTCTTCCTCGTCGACCAGCGCGACGATGATGTCGCCGCTATCGGCGTTCTCCGTCTTGCGGATGAGCACGGTATCGCCGTCGAGGATGCCGGCCTCGATCATCGAATCGCCGCGCACTTCGAGCGCGAAATGCTCGCCCGGCCCCAGCATTTCCGGCGGCACGGTGATGGCGTGGCTCTGGGTCTGGATCGCGGAGATCGGCACGCCGGCCGCGATGCGGCCCATGACCGGCACGACGACCGGATCGTTGGCGGCTTCCGGCGTCTCGACGCCACGCATGCGCCCGAGGCTGCCCTCGATGACGCTCGGCGCGAAGCCGGCTTTCTTCGGGCGAGCAAGGCCGGGCGACATAGCCTCCGGCAGGCGGACAACCTCCAGCGCTCGTGCCCTGTTGGGCAGGCGGCGGATGAAGCCGCGCTCCTCCAGCGCCTTGATCAGGCGATGGATGCCCGACTTGGACCTCAGATCGAGAGCGTCCTTCATCTCGTCGAAGGACGGGGGAACGCCCGCTTCCTTCAGACGCTCCTGGATGAAGAGGAGAAGCTCATATTGTTTTCTCGTGAGCATTTCGGGGTCCGCGCGCCAGAATCATCCGGTACAAAACACGAACAACCTATCCGTTCCCCTGATGTTCCGCAAGGACCGTGCGTTAGTGCACAGAGCGCGCGTCCGAATTGGGCGGCGATACGCCTGGCCCGCCGTCAGCGGATCGGCGGCGCATACTGGATGCCGCCCTTGCTCCAGATCTGGTTGAGGCCCCGCGGGATGCCGAGCTTCGAATTGACGCCGAGATTGCGCTCGTAGATCTCGCCGTAATTTCCGACGGCCTTGACGACGGCGACGACCCAGTCGTTCGGGACGCCGAGCTTCGTGCCGAAATCGCCCTCGGTTCCGACGAGCCGCTTCACCTCGGGCTTCGTCGAGGCCTTGGCCTCGTCAATCCGGTCCGACGAAAGCCCAATCTCTTCAGCGTTGATGAGGGCGAAGTTCACCCACTGAATGAAGAGACGCCATGCGGGATCGCCCTCGCGGACCGCCGGGCCGAGCGGCTCCTTGGAGATCACGTCGGGCAGGATGATGCTGTCGGCGGGATCCTGGAGGCTCGCCTTCTCGGCGTAGAGCTGGGACACGTCGGAGGTGATCGTGTCGCATTTGCCGGCCTTGTAGGCCTCGAGAGCCTCGTCGGAACTCGCCGCCGGCACGGCGGTGAACTTCATGTTGTTGGTGTTGAAGAAGTCGATGAAATTCGGCTCCGTCGTCGTGCCGGTCTGAACGCAGACCGTCGCGCCGTCGAGTTCCAGCGCCGACGTCTTGCCGCTCGCGCGCTTCACCATGAAGCCCTGGCCGTCGTAATAGGTGACTCCGGCGAACGCGATGTCCAGATCCGCCTCGCGGCCGAGCGTCCATGTCGAGTTGCGCGACAGAAGATCGATCTTCCCCGACTTCAGCGCCTCGAAACGGTCGGTCGCCGAGAGCGGCACATAGGTGACCTTGGCGGGATCGCCAAAGATCGCGGCCGCGACCGCCTTGCAGAAATCGACGTCGAATCCGGACCAGGCGCCGCTCGCGTCCTGCTGGCCGAAACCGAGAAGGCCGGTGTTGACGCCGCAATTGAGCGTGCCACGGGCCTTGACGTCGTCGAGCGTTGCGGCGCCGGCGGCGGAGATGCCGGCTGCGAGCGCCGCGGCCGAGGCGAAGAGGGTCAGGGCGGATCGGATGGACATGTCGGTTCCCCGTTGTCGGCGCCGCCTTGCCGGCGGGCCGTTGACTGTTGCGGCGGGCGCGACGCGCCGGCCAGAGGCGCGCACCAGCGGCGCGCGCCCTTCCGAACCGCTGATCAGAGCTTGGCGCGCTGCAGCACGACGACTTTCGTGCCGACCGGCACCCGCTCGTAGAGATCCATCACGTCGGCATTCACCATGCGGAAGCAGCCCGACGACAGCGCATGACCGATGGTCTGCGGCTGGTTGGTGCCGTGGATGCGATAGACGGTGTCGCCGAGATAGAGTGCGCGTGCGCCCATCGGGTTGCCCTCGCCGCCGGCCATGAAGCGGGGCAGGTAGGGCTGGCGCTTGATCATCTCCGGCGGCGGGCGCCAGTCGGGCCACTCGGTCTTGCGCGAGACCTTCAGCAGGCCAGACCACTGGAACCCGTCGCGTCCGACGCCGACGCCGTAGCGCAGCGCGCGGTTGTCGCCCTGGACGAGATAGAGGAACCGCTCGTCGGTGTTGATGATGATGGTGCCCGGCTTCTCCGTCGTACGGAAATAGACGGGCTGCATCCGGAATTCGGGCGGCAGCAGGGACTGCTCCGGCGTCGGCACCAGTCCGGGCTGGTCGCCGATCTGCAGGGGAGCCCGGGCGTCGGTCGTCGCCGATTGCGCCGCAGCGGTCGCGGCGATCGTGCCGATGACGGCGGCGATCAGCGTCCTGGCGAGCGATCCGGGCGAGGAGGGTCGTGTCGTCTTTCGCATGCGTGCCTCGTGGATGCCTGAATGCGGTGTCGGCTCAGCGGGTCGTGGTCGCCGAGGCAGGCGGCAGGGTCAAGGCCGAGCCGGCCGCCGGCGCGGCGGATGCGGTCGGGGCGAGCGGAGCGGCCGGTGCGTCGCAGCGCACGAAGACCATCGTGCCGTAGCGCGCCGTGACCGTCGGATCGACCCAGGCAGCGACAAGCACGCCGTTCTGGAAGGACGTCACCTGCCGGTCCTTGGCCGTGCCGGGCGGGCCGGGCGGTCCGATATAGATGCGGCCGCCGGCGTTCTTCACGAACACTTCCGACGGTTGCGTCTGGTCGGCGAGATACATCATCACGCCGCCATTCGGACCCTTGGTGATGACATAGGGGTTGGAGCAGTAGCGGCGCGCCTCGTTGGCCGTCCGCGCGAGGTCGGCCTCGTTGCGGAACGAGCCGAGGCCCCATTTGCCGACCAGCTCGTCGGAGGTGAACATCGGAACGGCCGGCGCTGCGGGAACCGCGGCGCTCTCGATGGCATTTTCCGACGTGCAGGCGGCGAGCGCCGCGGCCGCGGCGAGAATGGCCGAGAATCCCAGATGCCGGCGTGCCAGGCCGCTGCCCGGAGCCCTGATCGCATGCACCATCCGTTCCCTCCCGCGGTTGGTCCTGCGCCGGCGTCGCGCCTGAGACGCATTTGCCGGAACGTCGCCATGATGAAGAGCCGTCCGCCCAAACGCAACCGCCTCCTCTCGCGGCGCAAATGGTCGCCAGAATTTCCGATCATGCTAGGATCGCCGCGATGACAATCCGATTTGCCCTTTTCGATACGCCGCTCGGCCGCTCCGCCATCGTCTGGGGGGCGGACGGAATTCGGAGGACGCTGCTGCCGGAGCGCGATCCTGCGACCACGCTGCAGCTTCTGCGCCGCATGTTCCCCGAGGCCGAGCCCGGCGAGCCGACAGGCGCGGTCGCCGCCGCCGCCGCGGGCATGCGCTCGCTGCTGGAGGGCGGGCGCGAGGATCTGCGAGAAGCGCCGCTCGACATGTCGGGTCTCGACCGGTTCTCCGTCGCGGTCTATCAGGCGCTGCGCACCGTCGGCCCCGGACAAACGATCACCTATGGCGCGCTGGCGGAGCGGGCCGGGGCGCCCGGCGCCGCGCGAGCCGTCGGCGTGGCCCTCGGGCGCAACCCGTTCCCGATCATCGTGCCGTGCCACCGCGTGCTCGCCGCTGGCGGCCGCACGGGCGGCTTCTCCGCGCCGGGCGGGGTGGTGACCAAGCTCGAGATCCTGACGCGGGAGCGCGCACGGGTCGGCGAGACGGCAGGCCTCTTCGACGATCTCGGCCTGCCGCTGTCGCTGCGCCGGCGCTGAGGGCCGCGGCTCAGGCCGCCTTCAGCGCCATCTCGGTCTCGCCGTCGAAAAGGTGGATGCGTCCCTGGTCGAACTCCAGGAAGATCATCTCGTCGGGAGCGACGTGAACGCTGGCGGGCACGCTGATGTTCACGATCGAGCCGGAGAGGAAGGCCTGGACGAAGGTGATGTCGCCGGTCGGCTCCACCGTATAGACCTTGGCGGGAACCGCGCCCGGCGTGGCCGACTTGTGCAGCCGGATCGTGGAATGGCGCGCGCCGAGGACGATCTTGCGGCTCGTCGCCCTCTCTACCTTGCGCGCGTTTTCCGCCGAGAGCGGCAGCGTCCACCCTTCGGCGCTGGTGAGCACCGCCGAATCGCCCGCTCCCGACGCCTCGAGCGGCACGAGGCTCATCGCCGGGCTGCCGACGAAGCTCGCGACGAACATGTTGACGGGGTTGGCGAACACCTCGGCCGGCGCATCATATTGCTGCAGGAAGCCGCCATTCATGACCGCCATCCGGTCCGCCATGGTCACGGCTTCCAGCTGGTCGTGCGTCACATAGATGATGGTGGCGTTGAGATCCTGATGGAAACGCTTGATCTCGGAGCGCATCTGCACGCGAAGCTTGGCGTCGAGATTGGACAGCGGCTCGTCCATGAGAAACACGGCCGGATCGCGGACGAGAGCGCGGCCGAGCGCGACGCGCTGCTGCTGGCCGCCTGAGAGCTCGCGCGGCTTCCTTTCCAGAAGATGCGTCATGTCGAGCACGCGCGCCGCGTCGCGCACCTTGCGGTCGATCTCCTCCTTCGACAGCTTCCGCATCTGCAAGGGAAAGGCGAGGTTCTTGTAGACGGATTTCTGCGGATAGAGCGCGTAGTTCTGGAAGACCATCGCGATGTCGCGATCCTTGGGATCGAGATCGTTGACGATGCGGTCGCCGATCATGATCTCGCCCGATGTCACCGGGATCAGCCCGGCGACGAGGTTCAGCGTCGTCGTCTTGCCGCAGCCCGACGGCCCGACCAGCGCGACGAACTCGCCGTCGTTCACCGTCAGAGACACATGGTTGACCGCATGGAAGCTGCCGTAGGTCTTGACGAGATCTTTGAGGACCACGTGGGCCATCGGTAACTCCTCGACTAGTGCTTGACGGCGCCCTCGGTGAGCGCGCGAACGAAATAACGCTGGAGGACGAGGAAGAGCAAGACCACCGGCACGCTCATCAGGAAGCTCGCCGCCATCAGGCCCGGAAAATCGGTCGTGTTCTCGGAGAAGAACCGCTGGATGCCGACCGGCAGCGTCAGCTGGTCGTTCTTGCTGAGGAATGTGTAGGCA
Encoded here:
- the lexA gene encoding transcriptional repressor LexA is translated as MLTRKQYELLLFIQERLKEAGVPPSFDEMKDALDLRSKSGIHRLIKALEERGFIRRLPNRARALEVVRLPEAMSPGLARPKKAGFAPSVIEGSLGRMRGVETPEAANDPVVVPVMGRIAAGVPISAIQTQSHAITVPPEMLGPGEHFALEVRGDSMIEAGILDGDTVLIRKTENADSGDIIVALVDEEEATLKRLRRRGASVALEAANPAYETRIFGPDRVRIQGRLVGLMRRY
- a CDS encoding amino acid ABC transporter substrate-binding protein, which translates into the protein MSIRSALTLFASAAALAAGISAAGAATLDDVKARGTLNCGVNTGLLGFGQQDASGAWSGFDVDFCKAVAAAIFGDPAKVTYVPLSATDRFEALKSGKIDLLSRNSTWTLGREADLDIAFAGVTYYDGQGFMVKRASGKTSALELDGATVCVQTGTTTEPNFIDFFNTNNMKFTAVPAASSDEALEAYKAGKCDTITSDVSQLYAEKASLQDPADSIILPDVISKEPLGPAVREGDPAWRLFIQWVNFALINAEEIGLSSDRIDEAKASTKPEVKRLVGTEGDFGTKLGVPNDWVVAVVKAVGNYGEIYERNLGVNSKLGIPRGLNQIWSKGGIQYAPPIR
- a CDS encoding L,D-transpeptidase; its protein translation is MRKTTRPSSPGSLARTLIAAVIGTIAATAAAQSATTDARAPLQIGDQPGLVPTPEQSLLPPEFRMQPVYFRTTEKPGTIIINTDERFLYLVQGDNRALRYGVGVGRDGFQWSGLLKVSRKTEWPDWRPPPEMIKRQPYLPRFMAGGEGNPMGARALYLGDTVYRIHGTNQPQTIGHALSSGCFRMVNADVMDLYERVPVGTKVVVLQRAKL
- a CDS encoding methylated-DNA--[protein]-cysteine S-methyltransferase; amino-acid sequence: MTIRFALFDTPLGRSAIVWGADGIRRTLLPERDPATTLQLLRRMFPEAEPGEPTGAVAAAAAGMRSLLEGGREDLREAPLDMSGLDRFSVAVYQALRTVGPGQTITYGALAERAGAPGAARAVGVALGRNPFPIIVPCHRVLAAGGRTGGFSAPGGVVTKLEILTRERARVGETAGLFDDLGLPLSLRRR
- a CDS encoding ABC transporter ATP-binding protein — protein: MAHVVLKDLVKTYGSFHAVNHVSLTVNDGEFVALVGPSGCGKTTTLNLVAGLIPVTSGEIMIGDRIVNDLDPKDRDIAMVFQNYALYPQKSVYKNLAFPLQMRKLSKEEIDRKVRDAARVLDMTHLLERKPRELSGGQQQRVALGRALVRDPAVFLMDEPLSNLDAKLRVQMRSEIKRFHQDLNATIIYVTHDQLEAVTMADRMAVMNGGFLQQYDAPAEVFANPVNMFVASFVGSPAMSLVPLEASGAGDSAVLTSAEGWTLPLSAENARKVERATSRKIVLGARHSTIRLHKSATPGAVPAKVYTVEPTGDITFVQAFLSGSIVNISVPASVHVAPDEMIFLEFDQGRIHLFDGETEMALKAA